From Rhinoraja longicauda isolate Sanriku21f chromosome 24, sRhiLon1.1, whole genome shotgun sequence, one genomic window encodes:
- the LOC144605302 gene encoding CD48 antigen-like, with product MWEFSLRSVLCLFWASLFARCLAGTGAAAGTVTGARGHSVFLPAGNTVAQSDVEEVVWRRTSFTFKIAKYSNRNIEYKNSNYTGRVTLHSGNFSLEIRDLRREDTGEYVVTVETSSTGETHARVRLEVYEPVSGTKIRPQNITEICNFTLTCSVTSGDPTSFKWWKGEEALGNDSTHHLRGHGETVEVHHTAEVGDVVYRCEARNPASKNTAEIQLKDVCKQTTSGFGALSSVWIIVIVIVIVLILIAIIAVIMIGMNYHSTHGAWRGNAAGGDVPADPGPIETIYAQVEQPQNRPAKRQPPEGNEKVQSQEETIEILSTLYDTVQFPGTSGIGSPGATGKSLHCEPGDVHPPPQPGDH from the exons ATGTGGGAGTTCTCCTTGAGAAGTGTTCTCTGCCTGTTCTGGGCCTCCCTATTTGCCAGATGTTTGG CTGGGACTGGGGCCGCCGCTGGCACCGTGACCGGAGCTCGGGGACACTCGGTCTTCTTACCTGCTGGGAACACAGTCGCACAGTCGGACGTTGAAGAAGTTGTGTGGAGGCGGACATCATTCACATTCAAGATAGCGAAGTACTCGAATAGGAACATTGAATACAAAAACAGCAATTACACGGGACGGGTAACTCTTCACAGCGGGAACTTCAGTCTGGAAATCCGTGATCTACGGAGAGAGGACACTGGTGAATATGTGGTGACTGTTGAAACAAGTTCAACAGGTGAAACTCATGCAAGAGTCCGACTGGAGGTGTACG AGCCCGTGTCAGGAACAAAGATCAGGCCTCAGAACATCACGGAGATCTGCAACTTCACCCTGACCTGCTCCGTGACCTCCGGTGACCCCACCAGCTTCAAGTGGTGGAAGGGAGAAGAAGCTCTGGGAAACGACAGCACCCATCACCTCCGAGGACATGGAGAGACGGTAGAGGTCCATCACACAGCAGAGGTCGGGGACGTTGTGTACAGGTGTGAGGCCAGGAACCCGGCCAGTAAGAACACGGCAGAGATCCAGCTAAAGGACGTCTGTAAACAGACCACATCTG GTTTTGGAGCGTTGTCATCTGTATGGAtcattgtcattgtcattgtcattgtGTTAATATTGATTGCCATTATTGCCGTTATTATGATCGGGATGAACTACCATTCAACACATGGAGCCTGGAGGGGCAATGCAGCAGGAGGGGATGTGCCAGCAG acccagggcccaTAGAGACTATCTACGCACAGGTCGAGCAACCACAGAATCGTCCTGCCAAACGGCAGCCTCCGGAGGGAAACGAGAAG GTACAGAGCCAGGAGGAGACGATAGAGATCCTTTCCACCTTGTATGATACTGTCCAATTTCCTGGGACCTCAGGCATTGGATCACCGGGCGCCACTGGAAAGTCCCTGCACTGTGAGCCAGGAGACGTCCATCCTCCACCCCAGCCCGGGGACCACTAA